A region of Plantactinospora sp. BC1 DNA encodes the following proteins:
- a CDS encoding DEAD/DEAH box helicase: protein MSPSVASVLRALADLAPAAPERVLDVTRPGQPLIWLADPDSCRQSREVDRLAAADLLHRDDRTLRRGWGLVAGVVETDGVTRKVRFPLLSEPVRLERTLRGYRVVPAGDLEVTPLVEDRDLAARLEVAPGLGGAGWLTSPGGEAWLRTVARAAGLPVREFDRVRRTGRASFPARPPVLYVSAVLFSVRDVAGLALGDRLRAWAARPDVESTALAVVYGTAAPDAADPVDAADPVDSPLPLNEAQTEVVRRVRHQPVTVVSGPPGNGKSHAVVAAALDVVDRGGSVLVVTQSAHAADVLGELLERYPGPRPVLFGDAERRAALAASLELTVEAEVTAATLAADRAAVAEAATEVERVTGQLTELLDLELLAGEVPRWAPVVGGLRLDVPGAFEPGADLAAAARAAGRVRASAGAWWRRWLPGPPGRLLRRRLGAARTVPLDRIDDAIAAARAEVAAARLATVGGADPGPLWPVLAAARQRLSAALGTAMRHRSRGPDRWDPAGRRSAAALAGALRAGRNRRRELLAELSGESLVRALPLWIGTVTDVEELLPPIAGLFDLVIMDEASHTDQIRAAPALARARRALVVGDPRQLRFVSFVADVDVAATLQRYGLDNRVDVRRVSAFDLAAGAAPVSWLDEHYRCAPHLIEFSAHRFYDDRIAVATRHPGNETADVIDVLAVPAEPTEAGVNRAEVAAAVAEVRRLAEAGRVGIGVITPFRAQADALEAALVAAFPVTEIERLGLRVGTVHSFQGSEAETVIVSLAVTDPVPAGRRRFLTDPNLFNVMVTRARRRMVVLTSQSAPNGLLGDYLRYAALPPRPRGEPVAVPAPFAAGPGAVASTVGGGPVAVATRFGGAPAGGGAPAGGGASEPVPARPGVAPAGSGAPGSEGWPGELAVELARIGLPVRRRYPVGRWTVDLCVGTGESAIGLNCVAHPAGPAAHIARHRALVQAGWVVVDAFASRWGGDPVRAALEVAARH, encoded by the coding sequence ATGAGCCCCTCCGTCGCGTCAGTGCTGCGGGCCCTGGCCGACCTCGCCCCGGCCGCCCCCGAGCGGGTGCTCGACGTGACCCGTCCCGGCCAGCCGTTGATCTGGCTGGCCGATCCGGACTCCTGCCGGCAGTCCCGCGAGGTGGACCGGTTGGCCGCGGCCGACCTGCTGCACCGCGACGATCGGACCCTGCGCCGAGGCTGGGGCCTGGTCGCCGGGGTGGTCGAGACCGACGGGGTGACCCGGAAGGTGCGGTTTCCGCTGCTCAGCGAGCCGGTCCGGCTGGAGCGGACGCTGCGCGGATACCGGGTGGTCCCGGCCGGCGACCTGGAGGTCACCCCGCTGGTCGAGGACCGCGACCTGGCCGCCCGGCTGGAGGTGGCGCCGGGGCTGGGCGGAGCCGGGTGGCTGACCAGTCCCGGCGGTGAGGCCTGGTTGCGCACCGTCGCCCGGGCCGCCGGCCTGCCGGTACGCGAGTTCGACCGAGTCCGGCGTACCGGTCGGGCGAGCTTTCCGGCCCGGCCGCCGGTGCTCTACGTCTCGGCGGTGCTGTTCAGCGTGCGGGACGTCGCCGGGCTGGCGCTCGGCGACCGGCTGCGCGCCTGGGCCGCCCGGCCCGACGTCGAGTCCACCGCCCTGGCCGTGGTGTACGGCACCGCCGCCCCGGACGCCGCCGACCCGGTCGACGCCGCCGACCCGGTCGACTCGCCGCTGCCGTTGAACGAGGCCCAGACCGAGGTGGTACGCCGGGTCCGGCACCAGCCGGTGACCGTGGTCTCCGGTCCGCCCGGCAACGGGAAGAGCCATGCGGTGGTGGCCGCCGCGCTGGACGTGGTGGACCGGGGCGGGAGCGTACTGGTCGTCACGCAGTCGGCGCACGCCGCCGACGTACTCGGCGAACTGCTGGAGCGCTATCCCGGCCCGCGACCGGTGCTCTTCGGCGACGCGGAACGCCGGGCGGCGCTGGCCGCCTCGCTGGAGCTGACCGTCGAGGCGGAGGTGACGGCGGCGACCCTGGCGGCGGACCGGGCCGCCGTGGCCGAGGCGGCGACCGAGGTCGAGCGGGTGACCGGCCAGCTCACCGAGCTGCTCGACCTGGAACTGCTGGCCGGCGAGGTGCCACGCTGGGCGCCGGTGGTCGGCGGGCTGCGGCTCGACGTACCCGGTGCCTTCGAGCCCGGTGCGGACCTGGCGGCGGCGGCCCGGGCGGCCGGCCGGGTTCGGGCCTCGGCCGGTGCCTGGTGGCGGCGCTGGCTGCCCGGACCGCCCGGCCGGCTGCTGCGCCGCCGGCTGGGCGCGGCCCGGACGGTGCCGCTGGACCGGATCGACGACGCGATCGCGGCGGCCCGGGCGGAGGTGGCGGCGGCCCGGCTGGCGACGGTCGGCGGTGCCGACCCGGGTCCGCTGTGGCCGGTGCTGGCGGCGGCCCGGCAGCGGTTGTCGGCGGCGCTCGGCACCGCGATGCGGCATCGCAGCCGTGGCCCGGACCGGTGGGACCCGGCCGGCCGGCGCAGCGCGGCCGCGCTGGCCGGGGCGCTGCGGGCCGGTCGCAACCGGCGCCGGGAACTCCTCGCCGAGCTGAGCGGGGAGTCGCTGGTCCGGGCGCTGCCACTCTGGATCGGTACGGTCACCGACGTCGAGGAGTTGCTGCCGCCGATCGCCGGGCTCTTCGACCTGGTGATCATGGACGAGGCGTCGCACACCGACCAGATCCGGGCGGCGCCGGCCCTGGCCCGGGCCCGCCGGGCGCTGGTGGTGGGCGATCCCCGGCAACTGCGGTTCGTCTCGTTCGTCGCCGACGTCGACGTGGCGGCGACCCTCCAGCGGTACGGCCTGGACAACCGGGTCGACGTACGCCGGGTGAGCGCCTTCGACCTGGCCGCCGGGGCCGCCCCGGTGAGCTGGCTGGACGAGCACTACCGCTGCGCCCCGCACCTGATCGAGTTCTCCGCGCACCGCTTCTACGACGACCGGATCGCGGTGGCCACCCGCCATCCGGGCAACGAGACGGCGGACGTGATCGACGTGTTGGCGGTGCCGGCGGAGCCCACCGAGGCCGGGGTGAACCGGGCCGAGGTGGCGGCGGCGGTGGCCGAGGTCCGCCGGCTGGCCGAGGCGGGCCGGGTCGGGATCGGGGTGATCACCCCGTTCCGGGCCCAGGCCGACGCGCTGGAAGCGGCGCTGGTGGCGGCGTTTCCGGTGACCGAGATCGAGCGGCTCGGGCTGCGGGTCGGCACCGTCCACTCGTTCCAGGGCAGCGAGGCGGAGACCGTGATCGTGTCGCTGGCGGTGACCGATCCGGTCCCCGCCGGGCGGCGGCGGTTCCTGACCGACCCGAACCTGTTCAACGTGATGGTCACCCGGGCCCGGCGCCGGATGGTGGTGCTGACCTCGCAGTCCGCCCCGAACGGCCTGCTCGGCGACTATCTGCGGTACGCGGCGTTGCCACCGCGGCCGCGCGGCGAGCCGGTCGCCGTCCCGGCCCCGTTCGCCGCCGGTCCGGGCGCCGTCGCCAGTACGGTCGGCGGCGGACCGGTGGCCGTCGCCACCAGGTTCGGCGGCGCCCCGGCAGGTGGCGGCGCCCCGGCAGGTGGCGGCGCCTCGGAGCCGGTGCCGGCCCGGCCCGGTGTCGCGCCGGCCGGGTCGGGAGCTCCGGGGTCGGAGGGCTGGCCGGGCGAGTTGGCCGTGGAGCTGGCCCGGATCGGGCTGCCGGTCCGGCGTCGCTATCCGGTCGGGCGCTGGACGGTGGATCTCTGCGTCGGCACCGGCGAGTCGGCGATCGGGCTGAACTGCGTCGCCCATCCGGCCGGCCCGGCGGCGCACATCGCCCGGCACCGGGCGCTGGTCCAGGCCGGTTGGGTGGTGGTCGACGCGTTCGCCAGCCGGTGGGGCGGAGATCCCGTCCGGGCCGCCCTGGAGGTCGCGGCCCGCCATTGA
- a CDS encoding Mur ligase family protein gives MPLRAKVASSVSRTAAALSRAAGRGDGSVIGGWIGLKIDPDLLAHLSSGRAIALVSGTNGKTTTTRLTAAAVGVLGRVATNSFGANMPTGHTSALAKAGSTPYAVLEVDEHYLAQVLEATEPRVVALLNLSRDQLDRAKEVAMMAQLWRAALVRHPSVRVVANADDPMVVWAATPPATRSPQLTPAPVTWFSAGQRWHDDSWVCPECGSPIERLADQWWCTGCWLRRPEPQWVVEDDGVVDPAGDWHKVVLQLPGRVNLGNAATALAVAAEFGVRPTDAVSRLGGVASVAGRYAQVIRDGRTIRLLLAKNPASWLEAFDMAEEAPTLLSINARDPDGLDTSWLFDVDFAPLRGRQVLITGDRAYDLAVRLDINGVPFQHVRTFTEAITSVPPGRLEVIANYTAFQDIRAELDRVD, from the coding sequence ATGCCTCTCCGGGCAAAGGTGGCCAGTTCGGTATCGCGGACCGCCGCGGCCCTGTCCCGGGCTGCCGGCCGGGGCGACGGCTCGGTGATCGGCGGGTGGATCGGTCTCAAGATCGATCCTGATCTCCTGGCCCACCTGTCGTCCGGCCGGGCCATCGCGCTGGTGTCGGGCACCAACGGCAAGACGACCACGACCCGGCTGACCGCGGCGGCGGTCGGCGTACTCGGCCGGGTGGCGACCAACTCGTTCGGGGCGAACATGCCCACCGGGCACACCTCGGCGCTGGCCAAGGCCGGCAGTACCCCCTATGCCGTGCTGGAGGTCGACGAGCACTACCTGGCCCAGGTGCTGGAGGCGACCGAGCCACGGGTGGTGGCCCTGCTCAACCTCTCCCGGGACCAGCTCGACCGGGCCAAGGAAGTGGCGATGATGGCCCAGCTCTGGCGGGCCGCGCTGGTCCGGCACCCGTCGGTACGGGTGGTCGCCAACGCCGACGACCCGATGGTGGTCTGGGCGGCGACCCCACCGGCGACCCGCAGCCCGCAGTTGACCCCGGCACCGGTCACCTGGTTCAGCGCCGGCCAGCGCTGGCACGACGACTCCTGGGTCTGCCCCGAGTGCGGCTCCCCGATCGAGCGGCTGGCCGACCAGTGGTGGTGCACCGGCTGCTGGCTGCGCCGGCCCGAGCCGCAGTGGGTGGTCGAGGACGACGGCGTGGTCGACCCGGCCGGTGACTGGCACAAGGTGGTCCTGCAACTGCCCGGCCGGGTCAACCTCGGCAACGCGGCGACCGCGCTGGCGGTGGCCGCCGAGTTCGGGGTACGCCCGACCGACGCGGTCTCCCGGCTCGGCGGGGTCGCCTCGGTCGCCGGCCGGTACGCCCAGGTGATCAGGGACGGCCGGACCATCCGGCTGCTGCTGGCGAAGAACCCGGCGAGCTGGCTGGAGGCGTTCGACATGGCCGAGGAGGCGCCGACACTCCTCTCGATCAACGCCCGGGACCCCGACGGGCTGGACACCTCCTGGCTCTTCGACGTCGACTTCGCCCCGCTGCGCGGCCGGCAGGTGCTGATCACCGGCGACCGGGCGTACGACCTCGCGGTCCGGCTGGACATCAACGGCGTACCGTTCCAGCACGTACGGACCTTCACCGAAGCGATCACGAGCGTCCCGCCGGGGCGGCTCGAGGTCATCGCCAACTACACGGCGTTCCAGGACATCCGAGCGGAGTTGGACCGTGTCGACTGA
- a CDS encoding type 1 glutamine amidotransferase: protein MSTDPVYRTPGPAGGESNLRVVWIYPDLLSTYGDRGNMLILARRAELRGLPVECIEIRSDQRLPVSADIYLLGGGEDGPQALGAQRLIADGGLRRAAEQGSVVFAVCAGYQLLGGSFFAKGTKCAGLDLLDLHSDRGPSRAVGEIAGAIDPRLGLPPLSGFENHGGRTHLGAGVSPLARVSTGVGNDGSTEGAWRGKLLGTYSHGPALARNPALADLLLRWAIGVPQLPPLDDTWSERLRAERSAALAAARQ, encoded by the coding sequence GTGTCGACTGATCCCGTCTACCGCACGCCCGGCCCGGCCGGTGGGGAGAGCAACCTGCGGGTCGTCTGGATCTATCCGGACCTGCTCTCCACCTACGGCGACCGGGGCAACATGCTGATCCTGGCCCGCCGGGCCGAGCTGCGCGGCCTGCCGGTGGAGTGCATCGAGATCCGCTCCGACCAGCGGCTGCCGGTCTCGGCCGACATCTATCTGCTCGGCGGTGGCGAGGACGGCCCGCAGGCGCTGGGCGCGCAGCGGCTGATCGCGGACGGCGGGCTGCGCCGGGCCGCCGAGCAGGGTTCGGTGGTCTTCGCGGTCTGCGCCGGCTACCAGTTGCTGGGCGGCTCGTTCTTCGCCAAGGGCACCAAGTGCGCCGGCCTCGACCTGCTCGACCTGCACTCCGACCGGGGACCGTCCCGGGCGGTCGGCGAGATCGCCGGTGCCATCGACCCCCGGCTGGGGCTGCCGCCGCTGAGCGGCTTCGAGAACCACGGTGGGCGTACCCACCTCGGCGCCGGAGTCTCCCCGCTGGCCCGGGTCAGCACCGGGGTCGGCAACGACGGCAGCACCGAGGGCGCCTGGCGGGGCAAGCTGCTCGGCACCTATTCGCACGGGCCGGCGCTGGCCCGCAACCCGGCCCTGGCGGACCTGCTGCTGCGCTGGGCGATCGGGGTGCCGCAGCTACCGCCGCTGGACGACACCTGGTCGGAGCGGCTGCGGGCCGAACGCAGCGCCGCGCTGGCCGCCGCCCGGCAGTGA
- a CDS encoding TVP38/TMEM64 family protein — protein MIGRVRRLLRQRSVARFTVLLLVLGLFGLVLLLAPRPEVAELPRLADRLGRLAPVAAIGGGALLLVALVPRTAITVVWGAIFGPLLGAGYTLAAALIAALTGFAVGRLLGREFVAERVRGRLARLDRWFARQSVLGVVSVRLIPIGGFGLVSYGYGTTGARLGPFLLGSVLAATPSAFGYAAVGAAAVSPDEVNWLAVTPGAVGLVATGVLAVRWWRAERRTGPVGADDRRPRVDQPATNPE, from the coding sequence GTGATCGGACGCGTCCGGCGGCTGCTCCGGCAGCGGTCGGTCGCGCGGTTCACCGTACTGCTCCTGGTGCTCGGCCTCTTCGGGCTGGTACTGCTGCTCGCACCCCGGCCCGAGGTGGCCGAGCTGCCCCGGCTGGCCGACCGGCTCGGCCGGCTGGCACCGGTCGCGGCGATCGGCGGCGGGGCGCTGCTGCTGGTCGCGCTGGTGCCCCGGACGGCGATCACGGTGGTCTGGGGGGCGATCTTCGGGCCGCTGCTCGGTGCCGGCTACACCCTGGCCGCCGCCCTGATCGCCGCGCTCACCGGCTTCGCGGTCGGCCGGCTGCTCGGTCGGGAGTTCGTCGCGGAACGGGTACGCGGCCGGCTGGCCCGGCTCGACCGCTGGTTCGCCCGGCAGAGCGTGCTCGGGGTGGTCAGCGTACGGCTGATCCCGATCGGCGGGTTCGGGCTGGTCAGCTACGGCTACGGCACCACCGGCGCGCGGCTGGGGCCGTTCCTGCTGGGCAGCGTGCTGGCCGCCACCCCGTCGGCGTTCGGCTACGCGGCGGTGGGTGCGGCGGCGGTCTCGCCGGACGAGGTGAACTGGCTGGCGGTCACCCCGGGCGCGGTGGGCCTGGTCGCCACCGGCGTGCTGGCGGTGCGCTGGTGGCGGGCGGAACGCCGCACCGGGCCGGTCGGCGCCGACGACCGGCGCCCCCGGGTCGACCAGCCGGCGACGAACCCGGAGTAG
- a CDS encoding (2Fe-2S)-binding protein produces MRSILVEPRVSLLDALRDRLDLTGVKKGCNQGACGACTVWVDKRRVLACLTLAITCETREITTIEGLSDGVDLHPMQSAFISQDAFQCGYCTPGQIMSAVAFLAEGHAADDDTIREWMSGNICRCAAYPNIRAAIRQVRDEAGTGGPDATG; encoded by the coding sequence ATCCGGAGCATCCTGGTCGAGCCCCGGGTCAGCCTGCTGGACGCGCTGCGCGACCGGCTCGACCTCACCGGCGTGAAGAAGGGCTGCAACCAGGGCGCCTGCGGCGCCTGCACGGTCTGGGTCGACAAGCGGCGGGTGCTGGCCTGCCTCACCCTGGCGATCACCTGCGAGACCCGCGAGATCACCACGATCGAGGGGCTCTCCGACGGGGTGGACCTGCACCCGATGCAGTCGGCGTTCATCAGCCAGGACGCCTTCCAGTGCGGATACTGCACCCCCGGACAGATCATGTCGGCGGTGGCGTTCCTCGCCGAGGGGCACGCCGCCGACGACGACACGATCCGGGAGTGGATGAGCGGCAACATCTGCCGGTGCGCGGCGTACCCGAACATCCGGGCCGCCATCCGGCAGGTCCGGGACGAGGCCGGAACGGGTGGGCCCGATGCGACCGGTTAG
- a CDS encoding xanthine dehydrogenase family protein subunit M, whose translation MRPVSYSRVADVATAIGTVAADPGSTFLAGGTTEVDLQRIHVASAKRLVDINDLPLRQVEELPGGGVRIGAVARMSDVAQALPVRRRFPMVSQALLLGASAQLRNMASIGGNLMQRTRCGYFRDVAAACNKREPGTGCSAMTGVNRGHAVLGTSEHCIATHPSDLAVALVALDAVVLTQGPGGHREILADDFYLAPGDTPDREHPIAHGELVVAVQIPPLPMASTSIYLKVRDRESYEFALASAAVAVALDAGVVTDVRLALGGVSSKPWRARRAESVLVGAPATVESFRAAAEAEMADAVPHAMNAYKIELGRRTIVRALRMVTGDARMVSEDGNPP comes from the coding sequence ATGCGACCGGTTAGCTACTCCCGGGTGGCCGACGTGGCCACCGCGATCGGCACGGTCGCCGCCGACCCGGGCAGCACCTTCCTGGCCGGCGGCACCACCGAGGTCGACCTGCAACGCATCCACGTCGCCAGCGCGAAGCGCCTGGTCGACATCAACGACCTGCCGTTGCGGCAGGTCGAGGAGCTGCCCGGCGGCGGGGTACGGATCGGTGCCGTCGCCCGGATGAGCGACGTCGCCCAGGCCCTGCCGGTCCGGCGCCGCTTCCCGATGGTCTCCCAGGCGCTGCTGCTCGGCGCCTCCGCGCAACTGCGCAACATGGCCTCCATCGGCGGCAATCTGATGCAGCGGACCCGCTGCGGCTACTTCCGGGACGTGGCGGCGGCCTGTAACAAGCGGGAGCCGGGCACCGGGTGCAGCGCGATGACCGGCGTCAACCGCGGCCACGCCGTCCTCGGCACCAGTGAGCACTGCATCGCCACCCACCCCTCCGACCTCGCCGTCGCGCTGGTCGCGCTGGATGCGGTGGTCCTCACCCAGGGGCCGGGCGGGCATCGCGAGATCCTCGCCGACGACTTCTACCTCGCCCCCGGGGACACCCCGGACCGCGAACACCCGATCGCGCACGGCGAACTCGTGGTGGCCGTGCAGATCCCGCCGCTGCCGATGGCCAGTACCTCGATCTATCTGAAGGTGCGGGACCGGGAATCGTACGAGTTCGCACTCGCCTCGGCGGCGGTCGCCGTCGCGCTGGACGCCGGGGTGGTCACCGACGTCCGGCTGGCGCTCGGCGGTGTCTCCAGCAAACCCTGGCGGGCCCGTCGGGCCGAGTCCGTGCTCGTCGGCGCCCCCGCCACCGTCGAGTCGTTCCGGGCGGCGGCCGAGGCGGAGATGGCCGACGCGGTGCCGCACGCGATGAACGCGTACAAGATCGAACTTGGCCGGCGCACCATCGTACGGGCGCTGCGCATGGTCACCGGCGACGCCCGGATGGTCAGCGAGGACGGGAACCCGCCATGA
- a CDS encoding xanthine dehydrogenase family protein molybdopterin-binding subunit: protein MSPVLGAALDRVDGRAKVTGAARYSGELNLPNLGHAVLVGARVPSGRIIGIDCRQATVADGVCAVLTHLDLPRVAAQPKLFPSLAGLVAHGQSFFPMQDDVVHYAGQPVAIVVADTIERAEYAGTLVQVSYAETPSATLLDQVRDQSYQPERIFGGLVPGRNPTRGDPETGLRDAELSLDLTYGFAANHQNPLEMSTTTVVWDDVDRLTVYDSTQGPTATQLSVAELLGLPPTQVRVVSHFVGGSFGSKALIWPHVTLAALAARQVGRPVRLTLSRDQMFHSCGHREEQEQRIRLGAGRDGRLVAFTHDKISLTSHFDDWAETSLESAAISYASPNYAGGYRLARGNIITPTFTRGPGEATGMFALESAMDELAYATGIDPIELRLRNHADVDPDTGKPWSSKGLKECYQRGAELFGWAERDPTPGVRWEGRWQIGTGMATAAYPVAAPISPQRARARIYLDGSAVVEAGISEFGTGALTAMTQVAADGLGLPVDRVRFLGGTTDLPNVASAVGSAGSGATSSPVHLACTQLRDQLVGQAVADQHSPLHGADPAGVVVRDGRMCLRDRPDVGETYAELLGRNHIPDVETVGTWQPVLPPMTDHAMHTFGAQFAEVAVDADLGLVRVRRLVGVFAPGRVLNRKTAHSQLMGGMLWGLSQALLEATRMDPQTGRWANANLADYLVPVNADVPDVVVETIEVPDSVVNPLGVKGVGEIGIVGTSAAIANAVHHATGRRIRHLPITVEDLL, encoded by the coding sequence ATGAGTCCGGTGCTCGGGGCCGCCCTCGACCGGGTGGACGGCCGGGCCAAGGTCACCGGCGCGGCCCGGTACTCCGGGGAACTGAACCTGCCCAACCTCGGCCACGCGGTGCTGGTCGGCGCCCGGGTGCCGAGCGGCCGGATCATCGGCATCGACTGCCGGCAGGCCACGGTCGCCGACGGTGTCTGCGCGGTGCTGACCCACCTCGACCTGCCCCGGGTCGCCGCCCAGCCGAAGCTCTTCCCGTCGCTGGCCGGACTGGTCGCGCACGGGCAGAGCTTCTTCCCGATGCAGGACGACGTGGTGCACTACGCGGGGCAGCCCGTCGCGATCGTCGTCGCCGACACCATCGAGCGGGCCGAGTACGCCGGCACCCTGGTCCAGGTCAGCTACGCCGAGACACCGTCGGCGACCCTGCTCGACCAGGTACGCGACCAGAGCTACCAGCCGGAGCGGATCTTCGGCGGGCTGGTACCCGGCCGCAATCCCACCCGGGGCGACCCGGAGACGGGGCTGCGCGACGCCGAGTTGAGCCTCGACCTGACGTACGGCTTCGCGGCCAACCACCAGAACCCGCTGGAGATGTCGACGACCACCGTGGTCTGGGACGACGTCGACCGGCTCACCGTGTACGACTCGACGCAGGGGCCGACCGCCACCCAGCTCAGCGTCGCCGAACTGCTCGGCCTGCCGCCGACGCAGGTGCGGGTGGTGAGCCACTTCGTCGGCGGCAGCTTCGGGTCCAAGGCGCTGATCTGGCCGCACGTCACCCTCGCCGCGCTCGCCGCCCGCCAGGTCGGCCGGCCGGTCCGGCTCACCCTCAGCCGCGACCAGATGTTCCACTCCTGCGGGCACCGGGAGGAACAGGAGCAGCGGATCCGCCTCGGCGCCGGCCGCGACGGTCGGCTGGTCGCGTTCACCCACGACAAGATCTCGCTGACCTCGCACTTCGACGACTGGGCCGAGACCTCGCTGGAGTCGGCCGCGATCAGCTACGCCTCGCCGAACTACGCCGGCGGCTACCGGCTGGCCCGGGGCAACATCATCACCCCGACCTTCACCCGGGGCCCCGGCGAGGCGACCGGGATGTTCGCGCTGGAGTCCGCGATGGACGAACTGGCGTACGCCACCGGGATCGACCCGATCGAGCTGCGGCTGCGCAACCACGCCGACGTCGACCCCGACACCGGCAAGCCGTGGTCGAGCAAGGGCCTGAAGGAGTGCTACCAGCGCGGCGCCGAACTCTTCGGCTGGGCCGAGCGCGACCCGACCCCCGGCGTCCGCTGGGAGGGACGCTGGCAGATCGGTACCGGAATGGCCACCGCCGCCTACCCGGTGGCCGCCCCGATCAGCCCGCAGCGGGCCCGGGCCCGGATCTACCTCGACGGCAGCGCGGTCGTCGAGGCCGGCATCTCGGAGTTCGGCACCGGCGCGCTGACCGCGATGACCCAGGTCGCGGCGGACGGCCTCGGCCTGCCGGTCGACCGGGTACGGTTCCTCGGCGGCACCACCGACCTGCCGAACGTCGCCTCCGCGGTCGGCTCGGCGGGCTCGGGGGCGACCAGTTCGCCGGTACACCTGGCCTGCACCCAGCTCCGCGACCAGCTCGTCGGGCAGGCGGTGGCGGACCAGCACTCCCCGCTGCACGGCGCCGACCCGGCGGGTGTGGTGGTCCGGGACGGCCGGATGTGCCTGCGCGACCGCCCCGACGTCGGCGAGACCTACGCCGAGCTGCTCGGCCGGAACCACATCCCGGACGTCGAGACGGTGGGCACCTGGCAGCCGGTCCTGCCGCCGATGACGGACCACGCGATGCACACCTTCGGCGCGCAGTTCGCCGAGGTCGCGGTCGACGCCGACCTCGGCCTGGTCCGGGTACGCCGGCTGGTCGGCGTCTTCGCCCCCGGCCGGGTACTCAACCGCAAGACCGCGCACAGCCAACTGATGGGCGGGATGCTCTGGGGGCTGAGCCAGGCGCTGCTGGAGGCGACCCGGATGGACCCGCAGACCGGGCGCTGGGCCAACGCCAACCTCGCCGACTATCTGGTACCGGTCAACGCCGACGTTCCGGACGTCGTCGTCGAGACCATCGAGGTACCCGACTCGGTGGTGAACCCGCTCGGCGTGAAGGGGGTCGGCGAGATCGGCATCGTCGGCACCTCCGCCGCGATCGCCAACGCCGTCCACCACGCCACCGGCCGGCGGATCCGGCACCTGCCGATCACCGTCGAGGACCTGCTCTGA